A genomic region of Kluyveromyces marxianus DMKU3-1042 DNA, complete genome, chromosome 5 contains the following coding sequences:
- the ITT1 gene encoding RBR-type E3 ubiquitin transferase — protein sequence MNDEGDSLKDEIELIKCMYPEIKIKDHSDELLEGVLDVCMEADTSIMVQYGDQAIDIDELPYNKVHFVIEKCYYPDYNKSLEWKIQSPWLTDEDCSKIRELMSSEFQEMSNEVGSPLIYLLLDTLSHRALSTLTTRNNHNDKRIYDCKDAGQWEKFQHLKSDFETYQQLYENYRCCICIEDKKGFDMVRLPCSSHLLCKDCIKEYYHAMIHEGRIESIRCPECDYKPRDLSSFKSFDELKTYLFLPAIPYDFFSGLLNDKDVERYKTLHIQEAFMKLAQYSPYSCVRCPSCENWCAKDDLDEQMVCCNSCEMVFCFDCLHAWHGKYNSCGTRVAIDLKYVEEYADECTTPQRKRELEIKFGKRMMELELDSYLADRMFEMFLEDKNSGTTKCPGCQTVIEKSEGCNKMKCTVCLKYFCFLCRAMLHQQDPYAHYNDPFSPCMGKLFEGMPGTEQI from the coding sequence ATGAATGACGAAGGTGATTCCTTAAAAGATGAGATAGAATTAATAAAATGCATGTATCCGGAGATCAAAATTAAAGATCACTCAgatgaacttcttgaaggTGTCTTAGATGTCTGTATGGAAGCTGACACGAGTATTATGGTACAATACGGTGACCAAGCgattgatattgatgagTTACCATACAACAAAGTTCATTTTGTTATAGAGAAATGCTATTATCCTGATTATAATAAATCGTTGGAGTGGAAAATTCAGTCGCCTTGGCTAACAGACGAAGACTGTTCAAAGATTAGAGAGCTTATGAGTAGTGAATTTCAAGAGATGTCAAATGAAGTCGGATCACCTTTAATATACCTTTTACTCGATACACTGTCTCATAGAGCACTATCAACTTTAACCACAAGAAATAACCACAACGATAAAAGAATATACGATTGTAAAGATGCAGGGCAATGGGAAAAGTTCCAACATTTAAAATCAGACTTTGAAACTTATCAGCAGTTATATGAAAATTATAGGTGCTGTATTTGCATTGAAGATAAAAAGGGCTTTGACATGGTCAGACTCCCTTGTTCCTCTCACCTTTTATGCAAAGATTGTATAAAAGAATATTATCATGCAATGATTCATGAAGGCCGTATTGAGAGTATTCGATGTCCAGAATGCGATTACAAGCCCAGAGATTTAAGttcattcaaaagttttgaCGAGTTAAAGACTTATTTATTTCTGCCTGCAATACCGTATGATTTTTTCAGTGGATTACTAAATGATAAAGATGTCGAACGATATAAGACGTTACACATCCAGGAAGCTTTTATGAAATTAGCACAGTATAGTCCCTACTCATGCGTAAGATGTCCTAGTTGCGAAAACTGGTGTGCCAAAGATGATCTTGATGAACAGATGGTATGTTGCAATAGCTGTGAAATGGTTTTCTGTTTTGACTGCCTTCATGCATGGCATGGAAAATATAACTCATGTGGTACAAGGGTGGCAATCGACCTCAAATATGTAGAGGAATATGCCGATGAATGTACAACCCCACAGCGAAAGAGAGAATTGGAGATTAAATTTGGCAAGAGAATGATGGAGCTCGAACTTGATTCCTATTTAGCAGATCGTATGTTTGAGATGTTCTTAGAGGATAAGAACTCAGGAACAACCAAATGCCCGGGTTGTCAAACAGTTATAGAAAAGTCGGAAGGATGcaacaaaatgaaatgtACTGTGTGCTTGAAATATTTCTGTTTTCTCTGTAGAGCTATGTTACATCAACAGGATCCGTACGCTCACTATAATGATCCCTTTTCACCATGTATGGGGAAACTATTTGAAGGTATGCCTGGCACGGAGCAGATCTAG
- the POB3 gene encoding FACT complex subunit POB3: MSTDFDRIYFNQSKLSGRFRLAEGGLGWKASASGGSASAQANEPLLLAADEVTSIQWSRGCRGYELKISTKNKGLIQMDGFQQEDFGLLKNDFQRRFNMQLEHKEHSLRGWNWGTLDLARNEMVFSLNGKPTFEIPYKHINNTNLTAKNEIALEFDTQNENYNPAGDELVEMRLYVPGTVEEEDEDQDQNMVKEEGAEEETKVKSEVKSEEGSEEPEVQEEKTLAEYFYEELRAKADIGDISGDAIISFQDLFFTTPRGRYDIDIYKNSIRLRGKTYEYKLQHRQINKIFSLPKADDIHHLMVLSIDPPIRQGQTSYPFLVLQFQKDEETEVQLNVEDDEFEKLYKDKLKKQYDAKTHIVLSHVLKGLTGRRVIVPGEYKSKYEQCAVSCSYKVNEGHLYPLDNAFLFLTKPTLYIPFQDVAAANISRAGQTSTSARTFDLEVVMRANRGTITFANISKEEQQLLENYLKSKNLRVKNEDKEAEQRLQTAFGSDSDDDDVDINMGSAGEDEESVDEDFHASDEDDDVAEEYDSDASVSDSGDDEDTSSRPPKKAKLE, translated from the coding sequence ATGAGTACAGATTTTGACAGAATATACTTTAACCAATCGAAGCTTAGTGGACGTTTCCGTTTGGCTGAAGGTGGTTTAGGTTGGAAGGCTTCTGCCAGCGGAGGTTCTGCATCTGCTCAGGCTAATGAACCTTTGTTATTGGCTGCTGATGAAGTGACCTCTATTCAGTGGAGTAGGGGCTGTAGAGGGTACGAATTGAAGATTAGCACCAAGAATAAGGGTTTGATTCAAATGGATGGCTTTCAACAAGAGGACTTTGGTCTTTTGAAAAACGACTTCCAACGTAGATTTAACATGCAGTTGGAACATAAGGAACACTCGCTCCGTGGTTGGAACTGGGGTACTTTGGACTTGGCTAGAAATGAGATGGTCTTCTCTTTGAATGGTAAGCCAACTTTCGAAATTCCATACAAGCACATTAACAACACTAACTTGACTGCCAAAAACGAGATTGCGCTTGAATTTGATACTCAAAACGAGAATTATAACCCAGCTGGTGATGAACTAGTTGAAATGAGACTATACGTCCCAGGGacagttgaagaagaggatgaagatCAAGACCAAAACATGGTCAAAGAAGAGGGtgcggaagaagaaacaaaggTTAAGTCTGAAGTTAAGTCTGAAGAAGGAAGCGAGGAACCAGAAGTACAAGAGGAGAAGACATTGGCCGAATATTTCTACGAAGAGTTGAGAGCTAAGGCTGATATTGGTGATATCTCCGGTGATGCTATAATTTCGTTCCAAGACTTGTTCTTCACAACTCCAAGAGGTCGTTATGACATtgatatatacaaaaactCGATAAGATTGAGAGGTAAGACATATGAGTACAAATTGCAACATCGTCAAATAAATAAGATTTTCTCGTTGCCTAAGGCGGATGATATCCACCATCTAATGGTTCTATCAATTGATCCACCAATTCGTCAAGGTCAAACATCTTATCCATTCCTAGTGTTGCAATTCCAAAAGGATGAGGAAACGGAGGTTCAACTTAACGTTGAGGACGATGAATTCGAAAAGCTTTACAAGGACAAACTTAAAAAGCAGTACGATGCAAAGACCCATATAGTTTTGAGCCATGTATTGAAAGGTTTGACTGGAAGGAGAGTTATTGTTCCTGGAGAATACAAGTCCAAATATGAACAATGCGCAGTATCTTGTTCATACAAAGTCAATGAAGGTCATTTATATCCATTAGACAATGCGTTCTTGTTCTTAACAAAACCAACGTTGTACATTCCTTTCCAAGATGTGGCAGCAGCCAATATCTCGAGAGCCGGACAAACCTCCACTTCAGCAAGAACGTTTGATTTAGAAGTTGTCATGCGTGCTAATAGAGGTACTATAACATTCGCCAATATTTCAAAGGAAGAACAACAGCTACTCGAAAATTACTTAAAATCGAAGAACTTGAGAGTGAAAAATGAAGACAAGGAAGCAGAGCAACGACTACAAACAGCATTTGGTTCCGATAgtgacgatgatgacgttGACATCAACATGGGATCTGCAGGTGAAGATGAGGAATCTGTGGATGAAGATTTCCATGCatcagatgaagatgatgatgtagCAGAAGAATACGATTCCGATGCTTCTGTTTCCGATTCTGGCGACGATGAGGATACTTCTAGTAGACCTCCTAAAAAGGCAAAATTAGAGTAA